The following are encoded together in the Paraburkholderia sp. BL10I2N1 genome:
- a CDS encoding class I SAM-dependent methyltransferase, with translation MGETENTLYSDSRLIGIYDLLNAGDHDFTFYEAQIATPPKYVLDVGCGTGVFAVRLASGGHKVVAVDPSPAMLGYARRRAGADRVNWLVGDAATAPGDTPFDVATMIGHAFQCLLTDDEVSATLRAVRERLSPGGRFMFETRNPAVQPWLGWTAQHSRRAIRTDDGSQVEVFHECTSVRGEIVEFDTHYDFVEAGVHLTSRSQLRFMSQPVLARHLDAAGFREVTWIGGWDGRSFDEASSAEIIAICRNDQASVRRLQDFEHAIQRTV, from the coding sequence GTGGGCGAAACTGAAAACACCCTTTACTCTGATAGCAGACTAATCGGTATCTACGATTTATTGAACGCCGGCGATCATGATTTCACGTTCTATGAAGCGCAGATCGCGACACCGCCGAAATACGTGCTGGACGTAGGTTGTGGCACCGGGGTCTTCGCTGTACGTTTGGCCAGCGGAGGTCACAAGGTCGTCGCGGTCGACCCGTCACCGGCGATGCTGGGCTATGCGCGCAGGCGTGCCGGAGCGGACAGGGTGAACTGGCTGGTCGGAGATGCGGCCACCGCGCCGGGCGACACGCCGTTCGATGTGGCGACCATGATCGGGCATGCGTTTCAGTGTCTTCTCACCGACGACGAGGTGTCGGCAACCCTGCGGGCGGTTCGGGAGCGTCTCTCGCCTGGCGGGCGATTCATGTTCGAAACCCGCAACCCTGCGGTTCAACCGTGGCTCGGATGGACGGCGCAGCATTCCAGACGCGCGATCCGCACCGACGACGGCAGTCAGGTCGAGGTATTCCACGAATGCACTTCGGTTCGAGGTGAAATCGTTGAGTTCGACACGCACTACGATTTCGTCGAAGCAGGCGTGCACCTGACCAGTCGGAGCCAACTGCGGTTCATGTCGCAGCCAGTGCTTGCCCGCCACCTCGATGCGGCTGGATTTCGTGAAGTCACCTGGATCGGAGGCTGGGACGGACGCTCCTTCGACGAGGCGTCGAGTGCCGAGATAATCGCAATATGCCGCAACGACCAGGCGTCAGTCCGCCGTTTACAGGATTTCGAACACGCTATACAGCGAACCGTATGA
- a CDS encoding LysE family translocator: MERLIASLSETGRPLAALILASLVIMGSPGPSTISVTAVGASFGVRRSLRYTGGLIAGTIVVLLMVAMGVVALVTSVPHGDRVLSVVSAAYILFLAYRIATAPPLERQKGRLAAPPFTGGVLLAVANPKAYLAIAAVFAGTTVIAGNHTLDAVVKIALLSLMIVIIHLFWLVAGVSLSRFLHEPGTSRLFNLSMAVVLVMVTLIAVVT; encoded by the coding sequence ATGGAAAGGCTGATCGCATCCCTGTCGGAAACAGGGCGACCTTTGGCGGCCCTGATTCTCGCGTCTCTGGTCATCATGGGCAGCCCCGGGCCCTCGACGATCAGCGTGACGGCGGTCGGCGCCTCGTTTGGGGTTCGGCGCTCGCTTCGCTACACGGGCGGTCTTATCGCGGGCACGATCGTGGTGCTGCTGATGGTGGCGATGGGCGTCGTGGCGCTGGTGACGTCGGTGCCGCATGGCGATCGGGTACTCAGTGTCGTGTCCGCCGCATACATCCTTTTCCTGGCATACAGGATCGCAACTGCTCCGCCACTTGAACGACAAAAAGGGCGACTGGCAGCGCCGCCATTCACCGGAGGCGTTCTGCTGGCTGTTGCAAACCCCAAGGCCTATCTCGCGATTGCGGCCGTGTTTGCAGGAACGACCGTCATCGCAGGTAACCACACCCTCGACGCAGTTGTCAAAATAGCGCTGCTAAGCTTGATGATCGTGATCATTCATTTGTTCTGGCTGGTGGCGGGCGTTTCGCTGTCCCGCTTTCTTCATGAACCGGGAACGTCGCGACTGTTTAATCTGTCAATGGCGGTGGTCCTCGTGATGGTAACGTTGATTGCCGTCGTGACTTGA
- a CDS encoding AraC family transcriptional regulator, giving the protein MDPLSATVPISLVNGFLAGADPAAVERLAEQSGIPHELLHEPGARVTQEQFSTLYRRLANELDDEMPGIFSRPLRNGTLKYLCLSLLDAPRLEVALHRFGQFLHLLLDEFNFRSQRDGDVCRVELAANPDGPPLSVLGRELMLKLAHGVASWLIGQKIPLVEVEFDFVRPPRASDYLYLFPGPVQFGCARTIMSFDADYLDMAIRQRKSDLKTFLSRAPEDWIFVSFAEQMVCHRVRQYIAGCLPVMPTVEVVAHDLHYSVRTLCRRLSAEGTTFQAIKDEVRRDIAIQRLTRSADAIGAIAYDVGFDDPTAFHRAFRHWTGSTPQTYRRTA; this is encoded by the coding sequence TTGGATCCTCTTTCCGCCACCGTACCTATCTCGCTCGTCAACGGCTTCCTCGCCGGCGCCGACCCTGCTGCGGTCGAGCGTCTCGCAGAGCAGTCGGGGATACCGCACGAATTGCTGCACGAGCCAGGCGCGCGGGTGACCCAGGAGCAGTTTTCGACGCTCTATCGCAGGCTTGCCAATGAGCTCGACGACGAAATGCCGGGTATCTTCAGCCGGCCGCTGCGCAATGGCACGCTTAAATATCTGTGTCTGAGCCTTCTGGATGCCCCGCGACTGGAAGTCGCGCTGCACCGGTTTGGCCAGTTCCTGCATCTGCTTCTTGACGAGTTCAACTTCCGATCGCAACGCGATGGCGATGTCTGCCGCGTCGAACTGGCCGCGAATCCGGACGGCCCACCGCTCAGCGTGCTGGGCCGCGAGCTGATGCTGAAGCTCGCGCACGGCGTGGCGTCGTGGTTGATCGGGCAGAAGATTCCGCTTGTCGAGGTGGAGTTCGATTTCGTGCGTCCGCCGCGTGCGAGCGACTACCTCTATCTTTTCCCCGGGCCTGTGCAGTTCGGCTGCGCGAGAACCATCATGTCTTTCGACGCCGACTACCTCGACATGGCGATCCGGCAGCGCAAGTCCGATCTGAAGACGTTTCTGTCGCGTGCGCCGGAAGACTGGATCTTCGTATCGTTTGCCGAGCAGATGGTTTGCCACCGGGTTCGCCAGTACATCGCCGGTTGCCTTCCGGTCATGCCGACTGTCGAGGTCGTGGCGCACGACCTGCATTACTCCGTCCGCACGCTGTGCCGCCGGCTGTCGGCTGAGGGCACGACGTTCCAGGCGATCAAGGACGAAGTGCGCCGCGATATTGCGATTCAGCGTCTCACGCGTTCGGCCGACGCCATCGGGGCCATTGCCTACGACGTCGGCTTCGACGACCCCACCGCGTTTCACCGCGCCTTCCGGCACTGGACGGGTAGTACACCCCAGACGTATCGCAGGACGGCCTGA
- a CDS encoding 3-(methylthio)propionyl-CoA ligase yields the protein MNLVGQMMYMPLLLSSLLQQAARHTGSVEIVSRRVEGDIHRYTYRDCHARSMQLANALTSRGIVAGDRVGTLAWNGYRHMELYYGVAGIGAVCHTINPRLFPEQIAYIINHARDRLVCFDMSFAPLIEQIAHLCPQVETWMMLCGEAALPPSFAVPLESYESFIDGQPQHFVWPQFDELQAAVLCYTSGTTGNPKGVLYSHRSLTLMAYASVSPDALCLSACDVVSPVVPMFHVNAWGLPFSAPMVGAKLVLPGPKLDGESLCTLFEQEGVTVSAGVPTIWLGLVDYMRRTGKRNPLFKRAIVGGAACPPQLATSMRECGIDTIHAWGMTELSPLGTVCSPSPGYASKCADEQARIDAKQGRAIAGIDLKIVGSGGEELPWDGKSAGDLMARGHWVLDRYYGVDQSPLEDGWFPTGDVATIDADGYMQITDRSKDVIKSGGEWISSIELENVAMSHPEIAMAACIACEHPKWDERPLLIAVRRPDSALTAAELLAFYDGKVAKWWIPNDVIFVSELPLTATGKLQKLTLRQRFGKHYVEGSAPSA from the coding sequence ATGAACCTCGTCGGCCAGATGATGTATATGCCCCTATTGCTTTCCTCGCTGCTTCAGCAGGCGGCACGGCATACCGGCAGCGTCGAGATTGTGTCGCGCCGGGTCGAAGGCGACATCCATCGCTACACCTATCGGGACTGCCACGCTCGCTCGATGCAGTTGGCCAACGCATTGACGAGCCGCGGCATCGTCGCGGGCGACCGCGTCGGAACCCTCGCGTGGAACGGCTATCGCCATATGGAGTTGTACTACGGCGTTGCCGGTATCGGCGCCGTTTGCCACACGATCAATCCACGCCTGTTCCCCGAGCAGATCGCTTACATCATCAATCATGCGCGCGACCGGTTGGTCTGCTTCGACATGTCGTTCGCTCCTCTCATCGAGCAGATTGCGCACTTGTGTCCACAGGTCGAAACGTGGATGATGCTGTGCGGCGAGGCCGCGTTGCCGCCATCGTTCGCGGTGCCGCTCGAGAGCTATGAGTCTTTTATCGATGGGCAGCCTCAGCACTTCGTCTGGCCTCAGTTCGATGAACTGCAGGCTGCGGTCCTCTGCTACACATCGGGCACGACCGGCAACCCGAAGGGCGTGCTGTATTCGCATCGCTCGCTCACGCTGATGGCTTACGCCTCCGTGTCACCGGATGCGCTCTGCCTGTCCGCGTGCGATGTCGTCTCGCCCGTGGTTCCGATGTTCCATGTGAACGCCTGGGGCTTGCCGTTTTCAGCGCCTATGGTCGGCGCGAAACTGGTCCTGCCGGGACCGAAGCTCGATGGCGAGTCCCTGTGCACGTTGTTCGAACAGGAAGGCGTGACTGTCTCGGCGGGCGTGCCGACCATCTGGCTCGGACTTGTGGATTACATGCGCCGCACCGGCAAGCGCAACCCTCTCTTCAAGCGGGCGATCGTCGGTGGCGCCGCGTGCCCGCCGCAACTGGCCACGTCGATGCGCGAATGCGGCATCGACACGATCCACGCGTGGGGCATGACCGAGCTGTCGCCGCTTGGCACGGTCTGTTCGCCCTCGCCCGGTTACGCCAGCAAGTGCGCCGACGAGCAGGCGCGCATCGACGCAAAACAGGGCCGCGCCATCGCCGGTATCGACCTGAAGATCGTCGGCTCCGGCGGCGAGGAGTTGCCGTGGGACGGCAAGTCGGCGGGTGACCTGATGGCGCGCGGCCACTGGGTGCTGGACCGCTACTACGGCGTGGACCAGTCGCCGCTCGAAGACGGCTGGTTTCCGACCGGTGACGTCGCGACGATCGACGCCGATGGCTATATGCAGATCACCGATCGAAGCAAGGACGTGATCAAGTCTGGCGGCGAATGGATCTCTTCCATCGAACTGGAAAACGTCGCCATGTCGCATCCGGAGATTGCCATGGCTGCCTGCATTGCATGCGAGCATCCGAAATGGGACGAACGCCCACTGTTGATCGCCGTGCGACGTCCGGACAGTGCGTTGACCGCGGCAGAACTGTTGGCGTTCTACGACGGCAAGGTTGCGAAGTGGTGGATTCCCAATGACGTCATCTTCGTTTCCGAGCTGCCGCTGACCGCGACGGGAAAGTTGCAGAAGCTCACGCTCAGGCAGCGCTTCGGCAAGCACTACGTCGAGGGGTCTGCTCCGTCTGCGTAG
- a CDS encoding AraC family transcriptional regulator, translating into MNAHEQNPGVRPDTTDSAGDWIRRSGRPSGIERIEAFFHGHGYEMHRHDTYAIGVTLGGVQSFSYRREKRHSLPGQIIVLHPDEEHDGEAGTSAGFMYRMVYVAPALLQEALGEKPLPFVPGGISDDARLRAAVHAMLLDEEAHSDALAQDDALFDLAAALDAAAGSPAQRHCGDFRAAQKAREYIHDALDRPVTLDELALASGRDRWSLSRDFRSFFGTSPHRYLTMRRLDLVRGLMLRGHSLADCAVGAGFADQSHMTRQFMKAYGVSPARWLKIVDAGGHAGR; encoded by the coding sequence GTGAACGCGCACGAGCAAAACCCGGGCGTTCGACCTGATACGACCGACTCCGCCGGCGACTGGATTCGCCGTTCGGGTAGACCGAGTGGGATCGAAAGGATCGAAGCATTCTTTCACGGCCATGGCTACGAGATGCATCGCCACGATACCTACGCAATCGGTGTGACCCTCGGTGGAGTTCAGTCATTCAGCTATCGACGGGAGAAACGTCACAGTCTTCCCGGACAGATCATCGTGCTGCATCCCGACGAGGAGCACGACGGCGAAGCGGGAACGTCGGCTGGCTTCATGTATCGCATGGTGTATGTCGCACCCGCGCTGCTTCAGGAGGCGCTCGGCGAGAAGCCGCTGCCGTTTGTCCCCGGGGGCATCTCAGACGACGCACGCTTGCGCGCCGCCGTGCACGCCATGCTGCTGGACGAGGAAGCGCACAGCGACGCTCTTGCCCAGGACGATGCACTGTTCGATCTGGCAGCAGCGCTGGACGCGGCGGCAGGCTCTCCCGCGCAGCGACATTGCGGCGATTTCCGCGCGGCGCAGAAAGCGCGCGAGTACATCCATGACGCGCTGGACCGCCCTGTGACGCTCGACGAACTCGCGCTCGCCAGTGGACGCGACCGCTGGAGCCTGTCTCGAGACTTCAGAAGCTTCTTCGGCACCAGCCCTCATCGTTACCTGACCATGCGACGGCTCGATCTTGTGCGCGGCCTGATGTTGCGCGGGCACTCACTCGCCGATTGCGCGGTGGGTGCGGGCTTCGCGGACCAAAGCCACATGACCCGGCAGTTCATGAAAGCGTATGGTGTGTCGCCGGCGAGGTGGTTGAAGATCGTCGATGCTGGCGGCCATGCCGGTCGCTGA
- a CDS encoding acyl-CoA dehydrogenase, producing the protein MTYTAPVKDMLFTMKELAGLDTVAALPGFEDANLDTAQAVLEESAKLCGEVLAPLNVEGDRNPSSWRDGNVTATPGFRDAFRQFAEGGWQGVQHPVDYEGQGLPKLIGTACIEMLNASNLSFALCPLLTDGAIEALLTAGTEAQKQTYVPKLISGEWTGTMNLTEPQAGSDLALVRTRAEPQGDGSYRLFGTKIFITWGEHDMAENIVHLVLARTPDAPEGVKGISLFIVPKFIVNEDGTAGERNDVHCVSIEHKLGIKASPTAVLQFGDHGGAVGHLIGEENRGLEYMFIMMNAARFAVGMQGVGVSDRAYQKAAAYAKERVQSRPVDGSAKQSVSIIHHPDVRRMLATMRALTEGSRALAYVAAAHCDIAHRHADAAKRAEHQAIYEFLVPVVKGWSTELSLEVTSLGVQVHGGMGFIEETGAAQYYRDARILPIYEGTTAIQANDLIGRKTVRDGGAVAKALLADVAQTIEALGRHEGAAFRSMKRYLEQGHRSLAAAVDFVVANTKTDPNAVFAGSVPYLKLAGIVLGGWQMARALQVAAQKQSEDPSFYGAKIATAQFFAEHVLPQATALEASIVTAKGGEGVLALAEDQF; encoded by the coding sequence ATGACTTATACCGCACCCGTAAAAGACATGCTGTTCACGATGAAGGAGCTGGCCGGCCTCGACACCGTCGCCGCCCTGCCGGGCTTCGAGGACGCCAACCTCGACACCGCTCAGGCGGTCCTCGAAGAGTCCGCGAAACTGTGCGGCGAGGTGCTCGCACCGCTGAACGTCGAAGGCGATCGCAACCCGAGCAGCTGGCGCGACGGCAACGTCACCGCCACGCCCGGCTTCAGGGACGCCTTCCGTCAGTTCGCCGAAGGCGGCTGGCAGGGCGTGCAACATCCTGTCGACTACGAAGGCCAGGGCCTGCCCAAGCTGATCGGCACGGCATGCATCGAGATGCTCAACGCGTCGAACCTGTCGTTCGCGCTGTGCCCGCTGCTGACCGACGGGGCCATCGAAGCGCTGCTCACCGCCGGCACCGAAGCGCAGAAGCAGACCTATGTGCCGAAGCTGATCTCGGGCGAATGGACCGGCACGATGAACCTCACCGAGCCGCAGGCGGGCTCCGATCTGGCGCTGGTGCGCACGCGCGCCGAGCCGCAGGGCGATGGTTCGTACAGGCTTTTCGGCACCAAGATCTTCATCACGTGGGGCGAGCACGACATGGCGGAGAACATCGTCCATCTCGTGCTCGCGCGCACGCCCGATGCGCCCGAAGGCGTGAAGGGCATCTCGCTGTTCATCGTGCCGAAGTTCATCGTCAATGAGGACGGCACGGCGGGCGAGCGCAACGATGTGCATTGCGTGTCGATCGAACACAAGCTCGGCATCAAGGCGAGCCCGACGGCGGTGCTGCAGTTCGGCGATCACGGCGGCGCGGTCGGCCACCTGATCGGCGAGGAGAATCGCGGCCTCGAGTACATGTTCATCATGATGAACGCGGCGCGCTTCGCGGTGGGCATGCAGGGCGTGGGCGTGTCGGACCGCGCGTACCAGAAGGCGGCCGCGTATGCGAAGGAGCGCGTGCAAAGCCGCCCGGTCGACGGCAGCGCGAAGCAGTCGGTGTCGATCATCCATCATCCGGACGTGCGCCGGATGCTCGCGACGATGCGCGCGCTCACCGAAGGCTCGCGCGCGCTGGCCTACGTGGCAGCCGCCCATTGCGACATCGCGCACCGTCATGCGGATGCGGCGAAGCGCGCCGAACATCAGGCCATCTATGAATTCCTCGTGCCGGTCGTGAAGGGCTGGAGCACCGAGCTGTCGCTCGAGGTGACGAGCCTGGGTGTGCAGGTGCACGGCGGCATGGGCTTCATCGAGGAAACGGGCGCGGCGCAGTACTACCGCGATGCGCGCATCCTGCCGATCTACGAAGGCACGACGGCGATTCAGGCGAACGACCTGATCGGCCGCAAGACGGTGCGCGACGGCGGCGCGGTGGCGAAGGCGCTGCTGGCTGATGTTGCGCAGACGATCGAGGCGCTCGGGCGGCACGAGGGCGCGGCGTTCCGTTCGATGAAGCGCTACCTCGAGCAGGGACATCGCTCGCTGGCGGCAGCGGTTGATTTCGTGGTTGCGAACACGAAGACCGATCCGAACGCGGTGTTTGCCGGTAGCGTGCCGTATCTGAAGCTCGCGGGGATCGTGCTGGGCGGTTGGCAGATGGCGCGTGCGCTGCAGGTGGCGGCGCAAAAGCAGTCGGAAGATCCGTCGTTTTACGGCGCGAAGATCGCGACCGCGCAGTTCTTCGCGGAACACGTGTTGCCGCAGGCGACGGCGCTCGAAGCGTCGATCGTGACGGCGAAGGGCGGCGAGGGGGTGCTGGCGCTGGCGGAAGATCAGTTCTGA